In Sesamum indicum cultivar Zhongzhi No. 13 linkage group LG8, S_indicum_v1.0, whole genome shotgun sequence, the sequence ACACAACCCAGAAATCCcaccaaacaaaaaaactaatagAACAAGCAAATGCCCAAATATTACCATTTAATTCCCAAACCCCCCAACCCCAcagagaaaaaaggaaataaaacatgcttttaattgcaaaaaaatattcaagatGAAGTACATAAAGAGGGACAATGAGAAAAAAGTCTTAAAAAGGATATCCTTCAAATAACACaattcattaaaaagaaaaatcaatcttGAAGCAAGAGAAGAGAAGATTGACCAGAAATCTTACAAGGAATGTCTTTCCTAGGAGAAGGAGGGGCGGAGTTATAACACAGAATGGCCCTTCCAATCATCGAAATGCTCGAAACCACCCCAACAAAGTACAAAACTATCACCAACCCAAGAACCCAAGGCATCAAAATAAACCCAAGGAAAAAAGTCACCGATCCACACAGCATCAAGGCCAAGGAAATCCCAAGAAGCAGAGAAGCAAATCCCGCCGGCGTCATCTGCTGAAACGACGGCTCCTCCCTCCGCCGGCGGTGGGCAACCGCAGTCTGATCGGCAAAATCGATGGACGGCGGCGGGGATCGCATGATATTCAAAACCAAAGCCGAAAGCTCGTAGAAAATCTTGGAATAATAATCCTGCTGACTCTGTGGCTGCCTTCTCATCATCTTTCCAACCCTTTTCTTCCTCTGTTTTCAAGATTTCTTGACAAAAAAACTGATAAATCAGATAATTTTAAAGGTGGGAAAAATTCTGTGCGAAGGCCGAGGTGAATGGATAAACTT encodes:
- the LOC105168435 gene encoding uncharacterized protein LOC105168435, translated to MMRRQPQSQQDYYSKIFYELSALVLNIMRSPPPSIDFADQTAVAHRRRREEPSFQQMTPAGFASLLLGISLALMLCGSVTFFLGFILMPWVLGLVIVLYFVGVVSSISMIGRAILCYNSAPPSPRKDIPSWKLL